The DNA window CTGCAAATTCACAGAAATTTTTCTGGGGTTCAATTTTCATCTGAACAAGGATACTATTACACACAGTACACGcgaaatttttttggttgttcaTCGATTTCATCGAAAAGAAGACTGTACAATCGAACAAACTCAGGTACAAGCTAGCTCCCAAATTCCAGCTTCACCAAAGCTCCTCTTCCTACGCCTACTCTACTACTGTACTGAATCCTCCTGGCACTACGTACTCTGTTCAGAACGAAGCCAAAATTCACAgctagccagccagccagccaagAACTCCTTCACCGAAGAAAGCTATGTacagatggatggatggacgaGCTAGCCCATCGCGACAGTTCCTCCACGGCTCACGATCCAAGGATGCCCTGCAACACGAACACAATCCGATCGAAACGTTAGCAGGCACCCCACATTTGTTGGAATCTCGTGAACTCGATCAATGTACCAGCGTAGCGTGTGGCGGCGGAAACTGGAGCGAAACGAGAAGAAGAGGATGGCTGCGTACTTAGGACTTGGTCAGCGGAGAACCTTCGGGAGACGTCCTTGCAGAGCATGCGGCGCATCAGGTCCTTGGCCTCCGGCGAGACGGACGCGAACGCGCGCGGCGGGAAGCGGAGGTTGCTGCGGAGCACGGACTCGAAGATctccgcggcggtggcgccgtaGAAAGGCACGGTCCCGGAGAGCATCATGTAGAGCACCACCCCGGCGCTCCACACGTCCACCTTCTCGTTGTACTCCCTCCCGGCCACCACCTCCGGCGCCACGTAGTAGGGCGTCCCCACCAGCCCCGTCATCGGCCGCCCGTCCCCGAACCACTCCGCCGACCCGAAGTCTCCCAGCTTCAGCACGCCGCTGCCGTCGAACAGGAGGTTGTCGGGCTTCACGTCGCGGTGCGCCACcccgcggcggtggcaggACGCGAGCGCGGAGGCCAGCTGCGCCATGAGGTCTGCCGCCTCGGGCTCCGAGAGGCGGCCGCGGGCGGAGACGAGGGAGAAGAGGTCTCCCCCCTCGCAGAGGTCGACCACCAGGTGAACCGCGGAGTCGTCCTCGAAGGCGGCGCGGAGCGCGACGACGTGCGGGCTGGCGCCCGGCCCCGGCGCCGACGCGACGAGGTGCACCTTGGGCTCCTGCTCGGCGAGCGCGAGGTCGAGCGCgtcccccgcctcctcccgcagCGGCGCCTTGGGGGTGGACTTCACCGCGAGGGCCTCCCCCGTGTCGACGGCGTAGCAGCGGCGGACGGTGCCGAACCGGCCGCGCCCGATCTCCTCGCCGACCACGTACTCCTGCCTCAgcgcgagctcgccgccgctgctcatGCTATGCGCGATTCGtttcgcccgccgcgcgcttCCGCCTCTGCTGGTCTccgacgccgcggccgccgcgcctaTAAATGGAGGCGAGGCGAGACGAAGGTCACGCAGCGGCCAAGGAAACGAAATGGAATATACTCCTCTCCCCTTTTGGCTGCTAGCGAACCTACCTGCTGATGcgttctttctctctctctctctctctctctctctctctctctctcttcctcttctccttttccatttttttatcaagCCAAACATTCAATTACTCATTAGCATAGTAATTAGTGCTTCTGATAGAGTTTTGTTATTCACTAATTGATGATTTAGCtaggaaataaataaatttgagat is part of the Oryza brachyantha chromosome 2, ObraRS2, whole genome shotgun sequence genome and encodes:
- the LOC102712339 gene encoding phosphoenolpyruvate carboxylase kinase 2 isoform X2: MSSGGELALRQEYVVGEEIGRGRFGTVRRCYAVDTGEALAVKSTPKAPLREEAGDALDLALAEQEPKVHLVASAPGPGASPHVVALRAAFEDDSAVHLVVDLCEGGDLFSLVSARGRLSEPEAADLMAQLASALASCHRRGVAHRDVKPDNLLFDGSGVLKLGDFGSAEWFGDGRPMTGLVGTPYYVAPEVVAGREYNEKVDVWSAGVVLYMMLSGTVPFYGATAAEIFESVLRSNLRFPPRAFASVSPEAKDLMRRMLCKDVSRRFSADQVLRHPWIVSRGGTVAMG
- the LOC102712339 gene encoding phosphoenolpyruvate carboxylase kinase 2 isoform X1; the protein is MSSGGELALRQEYVVGEEIGRGRFGTVRRCYAVDTGEALAVKSTPKAPLREEAGDALDLALAEQEPKVHLVASAPGPGASPHVVALRAAFEDDSAVHLVVDLCEGGDLFSLVSARGRLSEPEAADLMAQLASALASCHRRGVAHRDVKPDNLLFDGSGVLKLGDFGSAEWFGDGRPMTGLVGTPYYVAPEVVAGREYNEKVDVWSAGVVLYMMLSGTVPFYGATAAEIFESVLRSNLRFPPRAFASVSPEAKDLMRRMLCKDVSRRFSADQVLSTQPSSSSRFAPVSAATRYAGHPWIVSRGGTVAMG